A single window of Sulfitobacter sp. JL08 DNA harbors:
- a CDS encoding Re/Si-specific NAD(P)(+) transhydrogenase subunit alpha, giving the protein MKIGTPKEVFEGEARVAMTPDSAVQLQKLGHECLVESGAGVAAGFSDAAYKAAGVKIAKTAAALFKGSDVVAKVRPPTETEAKRLTDGQTLISFFYPGSNEKLMDLAASKGATVIAMDMVPRISRAQKMDALSSMANIAGYRAVIEAGNNFGRFFTGQVTAAGKVPPAKVLVVGAGVAGLAAIGTATSLGAITYAFDVRPEVAEQIESMGAEFVFLEFDASELPDGAATGGYAPPSSPEFQAKQLEKFRELAPDIDIVITTALIPNRAAPILWTKDMVEAMKPGSVIVDLAAERGGNCELTVADEKVVTDNGVTIIGYTDFPSRMAAQSSTLYATNVRHMMADLTPEKDGVINHDMEDDVIRGATVTHAKEVTFPPPPPKVQAIAAKPKEKVKEPTAEEKRAAELAAFKQQTRNQVTLLAVGGALVLAVGLVAPASFMQHFIVFVLAVFVGFQVIWGVAHSLHTPLMAITNAISSIIILGALMQIGSGSFLVILLAALSVFMAGINIFGGFLVTRRMLAMFQKS; this is encoded by the coding sequence TTGAAGATCGGAACACCCAAAGAAGTCTTTGAGGGCGAGGCACGCGTGGCCATGACCCCCGACAGTGCCGTTCAATTGCAAAAGCTGGGCCATGAGTGTCTGGTTGAATCGGGCGCTGGTGTCGCTGCCGGGTTTTCCGATGCGGCCTACAAGGCGGCCGGCGTCAAGATTGCAAAGACCGCGGCGGCCCTGTTCAAAGGCTCTGACGTGGTGGCCAAAGTCCGCCCCCCCACCGAAACAGAAGCCAAGCGCCTGACCGACGGGCAAACCCTGATTTCGTTCTTTTACCCCGGGTCCAATGAAAAACTGATGGATCTGGCTGCGTCCAAGGGCGCCACCGTGATCGCGATGGATATGGTGCCACGCATCAGCCGTGCGCAGAAAATGGATGCGCTCAGCTCGATGGCGAATATCGCAGGCTACCGCGCCGTGATCGAGGCCGGTAACAATTTCGGGCGCTTTTTCACCGGGCAGGTGACTGCCGCAGGCAAGGTGCCCCCGGCCAAGGTTCTGGTTGTGGGCGCCGGTGTGGCCGGATTGGCCGCCATCGGCACCGCCACATCGCTGGGTGCGATCACCTATGCGTTTGATGTGCGCCCCGAAGTGGCCGAACAGATCGAAAGCATGGGCGCAGAGTTCGTGTTTCTGGAATTTGACGCCAGCGAACTGCCGGATGGCGCGGCGACAGGCGGGTATGCGCCCCCGTCCAGCCCTGAATTTCAGGCCAAACAGCTTGAGAAATTCCGCGAACTGGCCCCCGATATCGATATCGTGATCACCACGGCACTGATCCCCAACCGCGCCGCGCCGATCCTGTGGACCAAGGATATGGTCGAAGCGATGAAGCCCGGATCGGTCATTGTCGATCTGGCGGCAGAGCGGGGCGGCAATTGCGAACTGACCGTGGCAGATGAAAAGGTTGTGACCGACAACGGTGTCACGATCATCGGCTACACCGACTTTCCCAGCCGGATGGCGGCGCAAAGCTCGACACTTTATGCGACCAATGTCCGCCACATGATGGCCGATCTGACACCGGAAAAAGACGGTGTGATCAATCACGACATGGAAGATGATGTGATCCGCGGGGCCACCGTGACCCACGCCAAAGAGGTGACGTTCCCGCCCCCGCCGCCCAAGGTGCAGGCGATTGCGGCCAAACCCAAGGAAAAGGTCAAGGAACCGACCGCCGAAGAAAAGCGCGCGGCCGAACTTGCCGCGTTCAAGCAGCAGACCCGCAATCAGGTCACATTGCTGGCTGTCGGCGGTGCCCTGGTGCTGGCTGTCGGGCTGGTCGCTCCGGCCAGCTTTATGCAGCATTTCATCGTTTTCGTCCTGGCGGTCTTTGTCGGTTTTCAGGTGATCTGGGGGGTTGCGCACAGTCTGCATACCCCGCTGATGGCCATCACCAACGCAATCTCGTCGATCATTATTCTGGGTGCGCTCATGCAGATCGGATCAGGATCATTTCTCGTGATCCTGCTGGCGGCTCTATCGGTCTTTATGGCCGGAATTAACATCTTCGGGGGTTTCCTCGTGACACGGCGCATGCTCGCCATGTTCCAGAAATCCTAA
- a CDS encoding methyltransferase family protein, producing the protein MKWLDTPPVWLAGFVALAWVQSSYFSFGLDFGGAWAGFAAGILIGGGIILALMAFVEFRRHKTTIVPHQTPERLIQSGIFSKSRNPIYLGDVLILAGLILRWDAVPSLALVPVFVWVLEKRFIIPEENRMRRTFRMDFARYEGKVRRWV; encoded by the coding sequence ATGAAATGGCTGGATACGCCCCCTGTCTGGCTGGCCGGATTTGTTGCGCTGGCGTGGGTGCAGTCGTCCTATTTTTCATTCGGGCTGGATTTTGGCGGAGCGTGGGCCGGATTTGCGGCGGGCATTCTGATCGGTGGCGGAATAATCCTGGCGCTGATGGCTTTTGTTGAATTCCGACGTCATAAGACAACAATCGTACCGCACCAGACACCTGAACGGCTGATCCAGTCTGGCATATTCAGCAAATCGCGAAACCCGATCTATCTGGGCGACGTTCTTATTCTGGCAGGTTTGATCCTGCGCTGGGATGCGGTGCCGTCGCTGGCGCTGGTGCCGGTTTTCGTCTGGGTTCTGGAAAAGCGGTTCATCATCCCCGAAGAAAACCGGATGCGGCGCACCTTCCGGATGGATTTTGCCCGCTACGAAGGCAAGGTGCGCCGCTGGGTTTAG
- a CDS encoding MBL fold metallo-hydrolase, which yields MKYFLGAILILTAGIAQASEEIADQYPQSELYSKPVEFIPHVYSAIGATAPPTYENAGHNNNLSFILTDEGVVVINSGASYRLAAALHDEIRAVTDQPVVLVINENGQGHAMLGNGYWAEQGVDILAHQDAIAETMENGDFILQGMQRYNRDKAEGTDVVHANLSFEDRYDLTLGGVDIQVLHLGPAHDPGDAQIWIPQWNIMITGDIAFHERMLPIFAHTCTSCWIETWETALEPLAPTYVIPGHGHPTNFDQVRRYTLDYLVDLRAKIGAYIDHGGDLAGAYYVDQSNWAGLDTFEELATKNAGRVFEEMEWE from the coding sequence ATGAAGTATTTTTTGGGTGCCATTCTGATCCTGACAGCCGGCATTGCGCAGGCCAGCGAAGAGATCGCCGACCAGTATCCGCAATCAGAGCTGTATTCCAAACCCGTTGAATTCATACCGCATGTGTATTCCGCAATCGGGGCCACGGCACCGCCGACCTATGAAAACGCGGGCCACAACAACAACCTGTCATTTATCTTGACGGATGAAGGGGTTGTGGTGATAAATTCGGGTGCGTCCTATCGTCTGGCCGCCGCATTGCATGATGAGATCAGGGCGGTCACAGACCAACCTGTGGTTCTGGTGATCAATGAAAACGGGCAGGGCCATGCGATGCTGGGCAACGGCTATTGGGCGGAACAGGGTGTAGATATTCTGGCCCATCAGGACGCGATTGCCGAAACGATGGAAAACGGTGATTTCATCCTTCAAGGCATGCAGCGGTATAACCGTGACAAGGCCGAAGGAACTGATGTGGTCCATGCCAACCTGTCGTTCGAGGACCGGTATGACCTGACTTTGGGGGGCGTAGACATACAGGTGCTGCATCTGGGGCCTGCCCATGATCCCGGCGACGCGCAGATCTGGATACCGCAATGGAACATCATGATTACGGGTGACATCGCGTTTCACGAACGGATGCTGCCGATTTTCGCACATACCTGCACCTCGTGCTGGATAGAAACATGGGAAACGGCACTGGAACCCCTAGCACCGACATATGTGATCCCCGGACATGGCCACCCGACCAATTTTGATCAGGTCCGCCGGTACACATTGGATTATCTGGTGGATTTGCGCGCCAAAATCGGTGCTTATATCGATCATGGCGGCGATCTGGCCGGCGCCTATTATGTGGATCAGTCAAACTGGGCCGGGCTTGATACGTTTGAAGAGCTTGCTACAAAAAATGCAGGCCGCGTGTTCGAAGAGATGGAGTGGGAATAG
- a CDS encoding SDR family NAD(P)-dependent oxidoreductase, with amino-acid sequence MQLSGKHAFVTGGGSGIGLAIAQALADNGAHVTITGRRQQVLDRVATDQITGLAMDVRDESDVRKVMSQAVQAHGPIQICVANAGIAEGRALHKTDMAFWRNIMATNLDGAFLTIREAMNSMVQTDWGRVITVSSIAGVRGLKGASAYTASKHGLIGLTRALSEDYMGKPYTFNALCPGYVDTNIVAQNTTSIAERTGISTDEARNLMIKANRHQRLIAPDEVATAALWLCLPGSQSVNGQSIEIAGGQI; translated from the coding sequence ATGCAGTTAAGCGGGAAACATGCCTTTGTCACCGGCGGGGGATCGGGCATCGGGCTGGCAATCGCACAGGCGCTGGCCGATAACGGGGCCCACGTCACGATCACCGGGCGCCGCCAACAGGTACTGGATCGGGTGGCCACAGATCAGATCACAGGTCTGGCAATGGATGTCCGCGACGAAAGCGATGTCAGAAAGGTCATGTCGCAGGCCGTGCAAGCCCATGGCCCGATCCAGATTTGTGTTGCAAATGCCGGCATCGCCGAAGGGCGCGCCTTGCACAAGACAGACATGGCATTCTGGCGCAACATCATGGCCACCAATCTGGACGGCGCCTTTCTGACCATCCGCGAGGCGATGAACAGCATGGTGCAAACCGACTGGGGCCGCGTGATCACTGTATCGTCCATTGCGGGGGTGCGCGGGTTGAAAGGTGCGTCGGCCTATACCGCATCCAAACACGGGCTGATCGGGCTGACCCGCGCCCTGAGCGAGGATTACATGGGCAAACCCTATACGTTCAACGCGTTGTGCCCGGGTTATGTGGATACGAACATCGTGGCGCAAAACACCACCAGCATTGCCGAACGCACGGGCATTTCAACCGATGAGGCCCGAAACCTTATGATCAAGGCCAACCGGCACCAGCGTCTGATCGCGCCCGACGAAGTTGCCACCGCAGCGTTGTGGCTGTGTTTGCCCGGATCGCAAAGCGTGAACGGTCAATCTATCGAAATCGCTGGCGGTCAGATTTAG